The Enteractinococcus fodinae genome has a segment encoding these proteins:
- a CDS encoding cytochrome c oxidase assembly protein gives MTTTNTQTTPAPNWLWPVSVITGVVFLIVIGVQSGVTGVQELSDPGALTRWALPATKAIHNIAWSLTFGALMFAAIILPRWTKMPKRGKQQPPQDAEEHPAYTRTIKIASVSAIVWTFSAIAQIVFTYSDVAGMPVNTSQGFSDGMLDYVLAIAVGRAWFWMTIIAAVVTSLIFALRSPTGMAWAAGISLAGVIPLALVGHSSSGDDHFAAVNSIGLHLLGVLLWVGGLVLLAMLAPTLVGTSQVRPKIKQDHTQPLVYTVLSRYSAVAGVAIILVAGSGIANAAIRMETFEHFLAPYGLMVVLKFVLTVALGLIGLAHRVRVIPRLKTGTTQPPAGARRTLWQLIAVEVVIMVGVMVTATLLGSSEPPKPEEIPPDASPARITTKYELPPELTAIRWITEWRFNWLWVAVAIFLAIWYLRAIRKLADRGDRWPIRRTIVFFLGLAILVWDTSSAPAIYGLVMFSAHMVNHMILTMVIPIFLVLGAPITLAMRSMESRRDGTRGPREYMLAILHSKYSKVITNPIFAAVNFAGSLVIFYFTPVFEFALRYHIGHELMNVHFLLTGFIFVSVMIGIDPLPNRPSYPLRLVILLATMVFHAFIAVALTGSDSLLMAEWFSAIGRDWGASAIEDQQVGGLIMWGTGEFPTVALAMIVLFRWRQEDMKHAKRRDERVEKHGDSDLDELNDYYARMAAANEEHTPHDTVR, from the coding sequence TTGACGACAACCAACACCCAGACAACACCCGCACCGAACTGGCTCTGGCCGGTCTCGGTTATCACCGGTGTGGTTTTTTTGATCGTCATCGGTGTGCAATCCGGGGTCACGGGGGTCCAGGAACTCTCCGACCCCGGGGCACTCACTCGGTGGGCGCTGCCAGCAACAAAGGCTATCCACAATATTGCCTGGTCGCTGACCTTTGGTGCGCTCATGTTCGCTGCGATCATCTTGCCGCGGTGGACCAAAATGCCCAAGCGCGGCAAGCAGCAGCCACCACAGGATGCTGAAGAACATCCTGCGTATACGCGTACGATCAAAATTGCCAGCGTGTCAGCCATCGTCTGGACATTCAGTGCGATCGCGCAAATCGTGTTCACCTACTCGGATGTTGCCGGGATGCCGGTCAACACCTCGCAGGGGTTCTCCGATGGCATGCTCGACTACGTCTTAGCCATCGCGGTGGGTCGCGCTTGGTTCTGGATGACCATTATCGCAGCGGTCGTGACCAGTCTGATCTTTGCGCTGCGTAGTCCCACAGGTATGGCCTGGGCCGCGGGCATCTCGTTGGCGGGGGTCATCCCGCTGGCACTGGTTGGGCACTCATCTTCGGGCGATGACCACTTTGCTGCGGTCAACTCCATCGGGTTGCACCTATTGGGCGTGCTGCTGTGGGTCGGTGGTTTGGTGTTGTTGGCGATGCTTGCCCCCACCCTGGTCGGTACCTCGCAGGTGCGACCCAAGATTAAACAGGACCACACGCAACCGCTGGTGTACACCGTGCTGAGCCGCTACTCAGCCGTGGCCGGGGTGGCGATCATTTTGGTTGCGGGTTCCGGTATCGCCAATGCCGCCATCCGGATGGAAACCTTCGAACACTTCCTGGCACCCTACGGTTTGATGGTCGTGCTCAAATTTGTGTTGACGGTCGCACTGGGACTCATCGGATTAGCCCACCGGGTGCGGGTCATACCCCGCCTGAAAACCGGGACCACCCAACCCCCAGCCGGCGCGCGCAGAACCCTGTGGCAACTGATCGCCGTCGAAGTCGTCATCATGGTCGGGGTCATGGTGACCGCTACGCTCTTGGGGAGCTCGGAACCACCCAAACCCGAAGAAATCCCACCGGATGCTTCGCCGGCCAGAATCACCACCAAATACGAACTTCCGCCAGAGCTCACTGCGATTCGCTGGATCACCGAATGGCGCTTTAACTGGTTGTGGGTTGCCGTGGCGATCTTCCTGGCCATCTGGTACCTGCGCGCCATTCGCAAACTCGCTGATCGCGGCGACCGGTGGCCCATCCGTCGTACCATCGTCTTTTTCCTCGGGCTGGCCATCCTGGTGTGGGATACCTCCAGCGCCCCGGCGATTTACGGGCTGGTGATGTTCTCCGCCCACATGGTCAATCACATGATCCTGACCATGGTCATCCCGATCTTCCTCGTGCTCGGCGCGCCGATCACCTTGGCCATGCGTAGCATGGAGTCTCGCCGGGACGGCACACGGGGCCCACGCGAGTACATGCTGGCCATCTTGCACTCGAAGTATTCCAAAGTCATCACCAACCCGATCTTTGCCGCCGTCAACTTTGCCGGTTCCCTGGTGATTTTCTACTTCACCCCGGTATTTGAATTCGCGCTGCGCTACCACATCGGCCACGAGCTGATGAACGTGCACTTCCTGTTGACCGGATTCATCTTCGTGTCGGTCATGATCGGTATCGACCCGCTGCCAAACCGGCCCAGTTACCCGCTACGGCTGGTCATCCTGCTGGCCACCATGGTCTTCCACGCCTTCATCGCGGTGGCACTGACCGGGTCCGACTCGTTGTTGATGGCCGAATGGTTCTCGGCCATCGGTCGTGACTGGGGCGCCTCGGCGATCGAAGATCAACAAGTCGGTGGACTCATCATGTGGGGGACCGGTGAATTCCCAACTGTCGCCTTGGCCATGATCGTGTTGTTCCGCTGGCGCCAAGAAGACATGAAACACGCAAAACGTCGCGACGAACGCGTCGAAAAACACGGCGACAGCGATCTCGATGAACTCAATGACTACTACGCCCGCATGGCTGCAGCCAACGAGGAGCACACCCCACATGACACCGTCCGGTAA
- a CDS encoding metallophosphoesterase family protein, with translation MTTQSPTLRLIHLSDLHLVEEGKLLRDVMDTPARMRQALDKLVTLDPAAIIVSGDIGQRNHYVHDDAAAYFGHFQDHLDIPFITVSGNHDPIDSVGTAFNPARIASGPELCDTVHDIHGLRIIGLDSHGVGRNFGHLTEAQHSWLAEVLQEPAVHGTLLTVHHPPIPSTTVSQRGSGLQDPETLHDIIKDSDVRAILSGHYHHQVAGTLGHIPVWVSGAASYNFDLFAAPTMLRGMDDGWATIVDVYPHTVTFSSLLLTSRQQVFTKDVS, from the coding sequence ATGACCACACAGTCTCCGACCCTGCGACTCATCCATCTGTCAGACCTCCACCTTGTGGAAGAGGGAAAACTGCTGCGCGACGTCATGGATACTCCAGCGCGCATGCGGCAAGCCCTGGACAAACTTGTGACCCTTGATCCCGCGGCGATCATTGTCTCCGGAGACATCGGGCAGCGCAACCACTACGTCCACGACGACGCCGCAGCGTACTTCGGGCACTTCCAAGACCACCTGGACATCCCGTTTATCACCGTCAGCGGCAACCACGACCCAATCGACTCGGTGGGCACCGCCTTCAACCCGGCGAGAATCGCCTCCGGCCCAGAACTCTGCGACACCGTCCACGATATCCATGGACTGCGCATCATCGGGCTAGATTCCCACGGCGTCGGTCGAAATTTCGGGCATCTTACCGAAGCCCAGCACTCCTGGCTGGCCGAGGTGTTACAGGAACCCGCAGTCCACGGCACACTGTTGACCGTTCACCACCCGCCGATCCCATCGACCACCGTCTCGCAACGCGGTTCGGGCTTGCAGGATCCCGAGACCTTGCATGACATCATCAAAGATTCCGATGTGCGAGCGATCCTGTCGGGCCATTATCACCACCAGGTCGCCGGCACTTTGGGGCATATCCCCGTGTGGGTGTCCGGAGCAGCGTCGTATAACTTCGATCTGTTCGCAGCGCCGACGATGTTACGCGGAATGGATGACGGGTGGGCCACGATCGTCGATGTCTACCCACACACTGTCACGTTCTCCTCGTTGCTGCTGACCAGCCGTCAGCAGGTCTTTACCAAGGATGTCAGCTGA
- a CDS encoding NHL domain-containing thioredoxin family protein produces MTSAASTPRIRASELVGETWFNIGDKDLSLKDLRGKIVILDFWAFCCVNCLHVLDELRPLEAKYSDVLVTVGVHSPKFDYEAETSAVAAAIERYDIAHPVINDPELITWQAYTARAWPTLVVVDPEGYVVAHLTGEGHVSGLYSLVEQLIEEHDAKGTLHRGEGPYVAPEPVARDLKFPAKAIALGARGSRNGSFLVADTGHHRLVEVADDLETVLQTIGGNGTGEPIDADTAVADPDKISVRGHADGGREIALFNEPHGLALLPDEVAETVGYDVLVADAVNHRLRAVNLSTGEVNTVAGNGVQRLIDSERIQEESNDDTETVDLAPFDAGALETSLSTPWDVQYSSAEGLAIIAMAGTHQLFSYNPMTKELAVYAGTALEGLTDGPADEAWFAQSSGLSIDANGVLWVADAETSAVRYVIPASQTVSKKPEVGTVVGTGLFDFGFRDGDPEEARLQHPLGVTNLPDGSVLIADTYNHAIRRWAPETINPDGTTKPAEVTTVARDLQEPSDILVETDVDGNAVSIVVVETNAHQLVRIAVPEKFLHVDEGAMQVQRPPTKLVAGDVPINISFAAPKGQKLDDRWGDPTQLTISSTPENLLLEGEGRETGLNRQLKLNPEVSEGVLHVTARAAACDGEPGQPIPDSAACHLYQQDWGIPVTIHTDGDEGAHTALDLDLRGIH; encoded by the coding sequence ATGACTTCGGCAGCTTCCACTCCTCGTATCCGCGCCTCCGAACTGGTCGGTGAGACCTGGTTCAACATCGGCGATAAAGACCTCAGCCTCAAAGACCTTCGCGGCAAAATTGTCATCCTCGACTTTTGGGCGTTTTGTTGTGTCAACTGTCTCCACGTCCTGGACGAACTGCGCCCGCTCGAGGCCAAATACTCCGACGTGTTAGTCACCGTGGGCGTGCACTCGCCGAAATTCGACTACGAGGCAGAAACTTCAGCGGTCGCAGCGGCCATCGAGCGCTATGACATCGCCCACCCGGTCATCAACGACCCAGAACTCATCACCTGGCAGGCCTACACCGCGCGAGCTTGGCCCACCCTGGTGGTCGTCGACCCAGAAGGCTACGTCGTGGCCCACCTGACCGGGGAAGGCCATGTTTCCGGGCTGTATTCACTGGTCGAACAACTCATCGAAGAACACGACGCCAAAGGCACCCTGCACCGCGGCGAAGGACCCTATGTGGCCCCGGAACCGGTGGCGCGGGATTTGAAATTCCCGGCCAAGGCCATCGCGCTGGGAGCGCGCGGCAGCCGCAACGGCTCGTTCTTGGTCGCTGACACCGGCCACCATCGTCTCGTCGAAGTGGCCGATGACTTAGAAACCGTGTTGCAAACCATCGGCGGCAACGGCACCGGCGAACCCATTGACGCGGACACTGCCGTCGCCGATCCCGATAAAATCTCGGTGCGCGGTCACGCCGACGGCGGCCGTGAGATCGCACTCTTCAATGAACCCCACGGCCTGGCACTGTTGCCCGACGAGGTCGCCGAGACCGTCGGTTATGATGTGCTCGTCGCCGATGCCGTCAACCACCGACTGCGTGCAGTGAACCTGTCCACCGGAGAGGTCAACACGGTGGCCGGCAACGGCGTCCAGCGGCTGATTGATTCCGAACGCATCCAGGAAGAATCCAACGACGACACCGAAACAGTCGATCTGGCACCCTTCGACGCCGGCGCGCTCGAGACCTCACTGTCGACCCCCTGGGATGTGCAGTACTCATCAGCCGAAGGCCTCGCCATCATCGCGATGGCTGGCACCCACCAGCTGTTTTCCTATAACCCGATGACCAAAGAACTAGCCGTTTATGCTGGCACCGCGCTCGAAGGTTTGACCGATGGACCAGCCGACGAAGCCTGGTTCGCCCAATCCTCGGGGCTATCCATCGATGCCAATGGCGTGCTCTGGGTCGCCGACGCCGAAACGTCAGCGGTGCGCTATGTCATCCCCGCATCCCAAACGGTTTCGAAGAAACCTGAAGTTGGCACCGTGGTGGGTACCGGGCTGTTCGACTTCGGCTTCCGCGACGGTGATCCCGAAGAGGCCCGGCTCCAGCACCCGCTGGGGGTCACTAACCTGCCGGACGGTTCGGTACTGATCGCTGATACCTACAACCACGCGATCCGCCGTTGGGCCCCAGAAACGATCAACCCCGATGGCACGACGAAACCCGCCGAGGTCACCACGGTCGCCCGAGACCTCCAAGAACCCTCGGACATTCTGGTCGAGACCGACGTCGATGGCAACGCGGTGTCCATCGTCGTGGTCGAAACCAATGCCCACCAGTTGGTGCGCATTGCCGTGCCCGAAAAGTTCCTGCACGTCGACGAAGGCGCGATGCAAGTCCAGCGCCCACCAACCAAACTGGTCGCCGGTGACGTGCCGATCAATATTTCGTTTGCCGCGCCGAAAGGCCAGAAACTTGATGACCGGTGGGGCGACCCCACCCAACTGACCATCTCCTCGACCCCAGAGAACCTGCTGCTCGAAGGTGAGGGCCGCGAAACCGGCCTGAACCGCCAACTGAAGCTCAACCCCGAAGTCTCCGAAGGGGTGCTGCACGTGACCGCCCGTGCTGCAGCCTGTGACGGCGAGCCCGGCCAGCCGATCCCTGATTCAGCCGCCTGCCACCTGTATCAGCAGGACTGGGGGATCCCGGTGACCATTCACACCGACGGCGACGAAGGCGCCCACACCGCCTTGGATCTGGACCTGCGGGGCATTCACTAA
- a CDS encoding endonuclease III domain-containing protein yields the protein MTAIPTFRQLYDLLDRWVEPGTWWPADTDFEVGVGAILTQNTAWTNVEQAIEALRSNRLLTPVGIASVDISGLKELIRPAGFMNAKATYLKNYTTWYLANYTSAAELPTDQLRQNLMAVRGIGPETADVLLLYVYDRPVFIWDAYARRFLTAAGYATPQGYEPARRALTGVMLEADFTTVEQQRFHGLIVQAGKEATVVGGWETYWQQLQGAP from the coding sequence ATGACGGCAATCCCCACGTTCCGGCAGCTCTATGACCTCCTAGACCGGTGGGTGGAGCCAGGCACCTGGTGGCCAGCAGACACCGATTTTGAGGTCGGCGTCGGGGCGATCCTGACCCAAAACACCGCGTGGACCAATGTAGAACAGGCCATTGAGGCGCTGCGGTCCAACCGTCTCCTGACGCCTGTTGGCATCGCGAGTGTGGATATAAGTGGTCTCAAGGAACTGATTCGTCCCGCTGGATTTATGAACGCCAAAGCCACGTACCTCAAAAATTACACGACCTGGTATCTAGCCAATTACACTTCAGCCGCGGAGCTCCCGACCGACCAACTGCGGCAAAATCTCATGGCGGTACGTGGGATCGGCCCAGAAACGGCTGATGTGCTGCTGCTGTATGTGTATGACCGACCGGTGTTTATCTGGGATGCATATGCTAGGAGATTTCTTACAGCCGCTGGATATGCAACCCCACAAGGGTACGAACCAGCGCGTCGAGCTCTGACCGGTGTGATGCTGGAGGCTGATTTCACCACAGTAGAACAACAGCGGTTCCATGGCCTCATTGTGCAAGCCGGCAAGGAAGCTACAGTCGTTGGTGGTTGGGAGACATACTGGCAGCAGTTACAAGGCGCCCCGTAG